The Xiphophorus hellerii strain 12219 chromosome 3, Xiphophorus_hellerii-4.1, whole genome shotgun sequence genome segment TTGCACATTTACCAATAAGCTCTCCAATTATTCAGACACCCACTTACCACCAAAGAGATCACTCAGCTCCTCCTGTCCAGCAGATTTGTATATCAAGTGAATATGAAGATTGCcctgaaaaacaagagaaaataaattcaccaaATATATATTGtcactgaatttaaaaaaggagaagaaacaTGAACTTCACCATTaatttgctattttattttattttattaaaaacttgaCAGAGCACAGAAGACAAACAAGAAAGGGTTAAGCAAGCTCCTGTGAGTCAGCGCGCAGGGCGGAAACACCGGAAGACGTTAACACGTCACATCCTGTTTACGCTCTGTTTGTAGCAGCTTTAGTTTAGTTTGTGTTCAAGTATGTAAGACGAGACTGAACAGAAATGTCTCCACGTCCACGGTAAAACGCGACACATTTCGGGAAACACGAGGTATTTAAACTTACATTGAAATAATAAGTTTGCGTTTCATTTTAAGTAATGGTGATGCAACAGGTAGCGAATGTGATGCTAACCTTTTTAGCCGCTGGCTAATTAGCGTCCAGTGTTTTTATCAAACATAATTGTTATTGTAAGTTCATTCTCTCAGTTTGGTTAGCCGGGTGTATTTCTGAAGCTGGTAAAAGTAGGTTATAGAAAGTAAAGGCAAGATAATGGGTCGAGCTTGGTCGGTTCGGTGGCCCGCCCGTAATTACAGCTGTCTTAGTGGTGATTGTGACAgaattatgattttttattttcttttttttggcaaaCTGCTATttgttcaagtttttttttgtcatcctgTCTGGTAACAGTAATGAGTGGGGACAATGGTTGCTCTAATCTTGATTATAATGACATTTAGTCAGAAAACGTGCACCGTCAGTCAGACATACTTTTTATACAAATCACATGTAATACAAAAGGCTTCACAGAAGTTATCTAAGCAAGCAAACAATAAACAGTAATACCCCTAAATGTATAACTTAGTaggtaaaatgaaaattattggaaaaccatagtaaaaaaaaaaatcaacagtgtCTTCAGAAAGGATATTCCCACAGTGAGGaccaaaatcaacaaaaatttATTATCTCTCATTGGTCCTTCAGAGGGGAAATTTACAAACTAtaagcagcaaagtgacaggccAATagatagaaacataaaaaataaaaaacatgacttttaacCAAGAGATTCAGCTTTTGCTTCAAAATATCTGCAGAGTACTTGAGGAGTTTAGCTAGGTTAAACTACTTATTGGGTAAAATGATACAGCTGACAGTAATTTTTTATACATGAAAGCAGGAGCtataatatttacaataaaCATAGAAAGGTCATAATAACACGAAGTAAACATTATataatactttatttaaaaaatacaaagtgcttcacaagaTGTGAttgaaaagcaaagaaatattTGAGAAGATAAGACAGCAatagcaaaaaacacaaatataaacaaataataaacaaactaacgtgaaataatgaaaataaacatatttataaagcaGTTATAACTCACTGCTTTATAAGGTGTGGTAAAATGAGATTATTTatactgtttattttctgtaaattagCAATGAAAATTGTCACATCAAAGCGAGTTAAATATTATCTAATAGGATGTTTTATCactaaaaaaagattcattcaATCTTTTTTAATCAGCGGATTCTAACAGTAAACACATTTACTCTTAAGTGCTTGAGGTTAAAATATGATTCCCTTTAATAATACTGagttaagcaaaaaaaaatatatatatatataagtataaaTCCAGACAGACATATTAGGAGACAGATAATTTCACATAATGAAAGGTCTCCAGAGCTTAGTGAGTCTGTCAAATCTCTCTCCACTTTAGTTTTGAATCTGAATGTATTATTAAAAGCTAGAAACTAGGCTGatgctgcactttttttttcttcagtgacAAGAAACTAGCTCATTACATGCTGTAAATGTAATTACTAGGATTTAATAAGTAAAATTGTTTCAACTGAATGACAACTGTACTGTAATAATCACCACCATCTTAACCCAGAATAATATTTTGGTTTACATTTGCTTAACTTTCATAATCTATCTTGAATATAAAAGCTGGGTTCTGTCGCTGTCACATAGCAGCACATAAAATTCATGTTTCTGTGTAACTGTGGCGTCTATGTGATTCTCTGCTGTGTATTGCTCCTGCTGCCTCAGACTCAGTTATTCCCACTTTGTTGGCTAATGAAATGAGAGCATTGTCACTCAGGGAGAGTAGATATTGGGTCAACTACATGCTGGTGAATAGATGTGTTATAGGGGCTGGCCCACAGCTAGGTCAGCTAGTGGCACAGTTACTTCAGCAGTAAACGGGTCAATCAGATGAACATTTACAtcgttgttgtttttcaggattttttaaaGCGATTGTTGGAGTTGTTCTGCTTCACATTGGAGTAACTTGTCCTATTCCTGacttcttttgcttttctgatACCAGAGGCCTCTAAAAACCAGCCATGTCGTGCCGGGACATCCACGCTACCAATGCCTTCGCCTTCATCATCGCCTTTGTGTCTGTGGGTGGGATTGCCGTGGCAGCGTTGATCCCACAGTGGCGCATCACCAGACTCGTCACCTTTAATCGCAACGCCAAGAATGTGACGGTGTATGACGGGCTGTGGGCTAAATGTGTGAGACAGGATGGATATTCTGGATGTTACTACTATGACTCAGAGGTATTACTCTATACATTTTAGAttcttttctgatttctgtGATATTAACTCCTAAAATGTCGGACAACTAaacaatgtcaataaaaaacaatgtcgtAACTATGCCGCCTTGTACATACGTAACCGTGTCTTTATAAAATGAATACCTTCGTCGCATCacttaaaaaaatgctattGTACACACGGGTTTTAAGAAAACTGTTCTTCCACACGAACCTGCTGAATTACACTAGTGAGTGTTTTCCCTACACtgccaaacccatagggggcagcaTAGGGAAAATCTGAAACCTGTCCtacattaaaaatatgcttttgtaCATTAAAAACATGTCTCGTTTTGTAAtcctgaaagaagaaaacattgtgTCGTCCTTTTCTTCTAGTGGTACTCCAAAGTTGACCAGCTGGATCTGCGGCTCCTGCAGTTCTGCCTTCCTACAGGCCTGGCGCTGGCCTCTCTAGCCTTGCTTCTGTCCATGTCTGGGATGTGtaaaacctgctgctgctcagaCAAGCCTGAGCCGGACATTAAGACCACCAGATTCCTTGTCAACAGTGCCGGCTGCCATCTGGTGGCTGGGACCTTCCTGTTCCTCGGGGGAGCGATCGCCATCGCGCCGTCAGTTTGGTTCCTGTTCCGCACTAAACAGATGAACAGTAAATATGCCAACATCTTCTCCGACGGGTTCGCTGTCTATATATCCATAGGCTGCTCTGGAGGATTGATGCTAGCTGCGCTACTTACATTCATGTGGTATTGCATGTGTAAGAAGCTGCCTTCGCCCTTCTGGCTGCCCCTGAACCCTGTGACTTCCTCTCCGTCCACCCAGCCTCTCACTGCCAACGGATTCCCTCCTTCTCCGGTTTATGGGCCGCAGCCATTCCCACCACAGGCGCTTCCCCCCACAGTCATCGACACGCAGCCGTTTGTGCCTCCGCAGGGCTACATACAAAATGTGATGGCGCCCGCTCCTGCTCAGGTGTACATGTCCCAGGTTTCTCCTGCAGATGGGTACGGATCAGAGGTGGGAGGCTCCCAGGCCTATAGCTACGCCCCGTCACAGAGCTATGCACCATCTCAGAGTTATGCCCCGTCCCAGAGTTACGCCTCCAGCTACGCCGGCCACCGTTATTCCACCCGCTCGCGTATGTCGGCCATAGAGATCGACATTCCTGTTCTGACCCAGCCAGAGTGAGAGGCAGAACACACTGAAGGCCTCTGCCCATCAGGCACCATTAAGTAGAGTGCTGATAAAACTAATAGACCCTGATAGAATAATGTGAGAGCTATTTTTAGCCTCTAGATAGTTTAAAAACTCTATCCAGGTAGGTCAGGCCTGATAGTAGAAGATGAGTCGACCCAAACAACACTACTCCATGAaggattatgttttttttttaaagtgaacatTCCTAAAACACTGCATTCAGCttacaaaaaggaaagaaatataaTTATTTCCCATGAGAAAGAAAAGCCTATGGTTCCTCTGGTTTTCCAGCTGGGTTGGACCACTAACTGAATGGGAACCAGTATCTCAAGTTGACTAGTTCCCCTTCACtgagtttttgtgttatatATTTTCTCACTTGTTACATTCCCTTTAAAATTAGGTCTCTGCTGTGGAGGTCTCTGTGATCACTACTGAACATTAACACTGACTTGCATCAACTTTACATTGTTTTCTGTAACGtgactaattaattaattaagatTAATGCCACTGTGTCACAGAGAAGCAGCTGTTTTTAATGCACTAATATTATGAATACTGTGTCACTGTACTTTTGTTTACTGGTCTTAGTTTAGCGTTACGCTTTTGTAATGTGCTGCCTTTTGTGTTGAAATTGTGGCTCAAAGTGATTATTAATCTGTGCCAAATCTGCCTTTGCAAATGCAGAAATTATATAACTGTGGATCTAAACATTTGTGtcataaacaaatataaaagtcTGTAATGAATGGAgcaaatgcagaaaacaaatttaacctTGTTGCCTTTTGGATGCTTCACATAAGTAAGTGCTGAGCAACAGTTTTAATCGTTTTAATTATATTCTGTAACATTCAGGTCCGTATAATGctgttgtcatgtttttctacactctcaaagttttgttttaaataaattacaaatcaCACTTGTGGATGCGTTTTAATATCCTCCATCTTGGGTTAGAAATTACAAACTGTTCCTTCAGCCACATAACCATGTGAAAGGTCAGAATGATGACCTCTTTCGGTGAAGAAGTTGTCACTGAAGGAAGAACAAAGCCACAGCAAAACAATcgatttgttgtcattttaaaaccacATGCTAAATTGACATCCCTCCCTTACATATCGTCTCCTTTGCTTCTACTATTAGCATTTAATGACCGCTcactttctagaaaaaaataatttgaatggAATTGAATGTAAAATTTGTAATTGgttaacaatttttaaaaaatgggttcatttaatttttccacatccaagtaaaaccttttgttttcatcagacTTTCCTCTTGTTACCTTCTAGTGATTGAGCTGAAATTTAGAAACCTTGAAACcttaaagattgttttttaattccTCCCTGATGCCTTGACTGACTGAATgctatatctatatatttaaCATAAGTCACAGTAAGTGAAGCACAGcataaaaaatcagcaaaattgAAAAAGCTTTTGTCCTGGCATACATGAATTCATCCTGACATGTAGCCCATCCCCCCTTCTTCCATATTCACCCACTCATCCATTCAATCTCCCACATATTTTTTCAGGTATTGCTGAAAAAACACTTAATCATAAAATATCTAGGACTCtagttttacatcttttaaaaatttaaatgaacattGAGAAGCCAAAACTCATACTTCCTTCTCTGTTACTACTTTAGGGTTCAAGGTTCATTATATtcactttgattaaaaataaagtgttgatGTTGGTTTTTTGTAGCATATAAACCGCCCTGAACATCTTTATCAGAGCAGGAACATCTGAATATAATACTATAGTTTACTGGGTCTTATTCTCTGTTCCTCAGATCGTCAGTCAGAGCCAATAATCCCAGTTCAAAAAGATAAACGCAGCGCACAGCCTCAGCAGGGAGGGTGTAAACGGTGGAGATTAGGGGTCGGCACAGATGGCTTTCATATGCTGGCGTAAGGAGACGCGGGGGTGGGTTCTCTGTTGCCATGGGAGACAGCACCTCAAACACAGTCTGGCGGCTCATGAATACAAAAGCGGTGAGATGTAACATGCTTTTCATTCACACCGCTTGTGAACGTGTGAATGAACGGGAGCTGGTTGAGGTGCATGAACTTGGCCCCAGGTCACAGGGAAGCCCTtatctccatttttgtttttcatcctgTCAGCATCACTATTATTCCCAGTTTGTGCTCAGATAAACTGTATATCATTTGGCACCTAATGCAACCCCCCCAACCCAAAAAACGCCACCAGCCCCCCATCGGCACACTCCTTTCCAATCATCACCCTCTCATCTTCAGTGCTTGCTTTCTGCTTCCATTTCTTCCTCAGATCAACATACAAGGTAAACAGAataacaaaggaaaaaataatgcaggcaaaataagtaataatatgttttttttcttattttgtcacaGAGATACATCAGTGAACtgatataaatatgtaaaacaaaacatct includes the following:
- the cldn12 gene encoding claudin-12; this encodes MSCRDIHATNAFAFIIAFVSVGGIAVAALIPQWRITRLVTFNRNAKNVTVYDGLWAKCVRQDGYSGCYYYDSEWYSKVDQLDLRLLQFCLPTGLALASLALLLSMSGMCKTCCCSDKPEPDIKTTRFLVNSAGCHLVAGTFLFLGGAIAIAPSVWFLFRTKQMNSKYANIFSDGFAVYISIGCSGGLMLAALLTFMWYCMCKKLPSPFWLPLNPVTSSPSTQPLTANGFPPSPVYGPQPFPPQALPPTVIDTQPFVPPQGYIQNVMAPAPAQVYMSQVSPADGYGSEVGGSQAYSYAPSQSYAPSQSYAPSQSYASSYAGHRYSTRSRMSAIEIDIPVLTQPE